One genomic segment of Ctenopharyngodon idella isolate HZGC_01 chromosome 7, HZGC01, whole genome shotgun sequence includes these proteins:
- the vstm2b gene encoding V-set and transmembrane domain-containing protein 2B, translating into MEKRGLHSVLYYFILNAPLLFCVNATFTEVPKDVSVGEGEDIEMPCAFRAVGVSPFSLEIQWWYLKEAAPKELAHELQISAPANRAKVAHRDATKISTVRVQGNAISHKLSISGVKKEDEGVYECRVLDLYSDETQEYKVQATLRVTPREGMLAEEAVSHIQNRWPLRNSNTATGGRATSEPGQGQGKPRVPPPVGMGPAPASTTTAGSAVKSSASPRPGNSSILRQQHGSGSGTMAATEPLLYITLLILHKLLPFLFAY; encoded by the exons ATGGAAAAACGGGGACTCCACAGCGTCCTTTATTATTTCATTCTGAATGCGCCCCTGCTATTCTGTGTAAATG CCACATTTACTGAAGTGCCCAAAGATGTGAGTGTCGGTGAGGGCGAGGATATAGAGATGCCGTGCGCTTTTCGAGCCGTCGGAGTCTCGCCGTTCTCTCTGGAGATTCAATGGTGGTACCTCAAGGAAGCGGCCCCTAAAGAGCTCGCTCACGAACTGCAAATTAGCGCTCCGGCCAACAGAGCCAAG GTTGCCCACCGGGACGCCACGAAGATAAGC ACGGTGAGGGTCCAAGGCAACGCCATTTCCCACAAGCTCAGCATATCGGGTGTGAAGAAGGAGGATGAGGGAGTGTATGAATGTCGGGTTTTGGACTTGTACTCTGATGAGACTCAGGAATACAAGGTGCAGGCCACTCTGCGCGTGACACCGCGCGAGGGAATGCTGGCCGAGGAGGCCGTGTCTCACATCCAGAACCGATGGCCACTGAGGAACAGCAACACAGCGACAGGTGGACGGGCTACTTCTGAACCAGGCCAGGGGCAGGGAAAACCCCGTGTGCCTCCGCCGGTTGGAATGGGACCCGCTCCCGCTTCAACGACTACTGCGGGATCTGCAGTCAAGTCGTCAGCTTCGCCTCGGCCAGGCAATTCATCTATCCTGAGACAACAGCACGGATCCG GTTCTGGAACCATGGCAGCCACTGAACCACTCCTTTACATcactctgctgatcctgcataAGCTCCTCCCCTTCCTGTTTGCCTACTAA